The proteins below are encoded in one region of Planctopirus limnophila DSM 3776:
- a CDS encoding PhoH family protein, which yields MTDRKIAFQNHEHLKLLFGPNDRNLRKLREKLRIEVVFRGDEIRLSGPSEQVDLGSDIIGELRGTIERRGMLSDEEFERVLNRRNAEAMLGAESSIDVFHKAKKVFPMGQGQAAYIEAIRQHDLVFCSGPAGSGKTYLAVAMAVNALRNEQVRKIVLVRPAVEAGEKLGFLPGDMLEKVNPYLRPLLDALGDILDFDTVQRYLDRDVIEIAPLAFMRGRTLNNTFIILDEAQNTTTVQMKMFLTRMGQRSKIVVTGDATQIDLPDNVTSGLADAVQRLRNVEGISVIELSGGDIVRHPLVRRIVAAYDTGKSNDFRPRTQFEAKRTPNPIAGSALTEAQTANNSPPDPKDSTAVQE from the coding sequence ATGACAGATCGCAAAATCGCATTTCAGAATCACGAGCATCTCAAACTGCTCTTTGGCCCGAATGATCGCAATCTGCGTAAACTGCGTGAGAAGCTTCGTATCGAAGTGGTCTTTCGCGGAGACGAAATCCGCTTATCCGGGCCCTCCGAGCAGGTGGATTTAGGCAGCGATATCATTGGTGAACTCCGGGGAACCATCGAAAGACGTGGCATGCTTTCAGACGAAGAGTTTGAACGAGTGCTCAATCGGCGCAATGCAGAAGCCATGCTGGGCGCGGAATCATCGATTGATGTCTTCCATAAAGCCAAAAAAGTCTTCCCCATGGGTCAGGGGCAGGCGGCTTATATTGAAGCGATCCGCCAACATGATCTGGTCTTCTGCTCGGGCCCGGCCGGCTCCGGCAAAACCTATCTGGCTGTCGCTATGGCAGTGAACGCTCTGAGAAACGAGCAGGTTCGTAAGATTGTGCTGGTTCGACCGGCTGTTGAAGCCGGCGAAAAGCTCGGTTTTCTCCCGGGTGATATGCTCGAAAAAGTCAATCCGTACCTGCGACCACTGCTGGATGCTTTGGGAGACATTCTTGATTTTGACACAGTGCAGCGATACCTCGATCGCGATGTGATCGAGATCGCACCTTTGGCGTTCATGAGAGGCCGGACCCTTAACAACACGTTTATCATTCTCGATGAAGCACAAAATACAACCACTGTGCAAATGAAGATGTTTTTGACCCGTATGGGCCAAAGATCAAAAATCGTGGTGACAGGTGATGCCACCCAGATCGATCTCCCGGACAACGTGACCAGCGGCCTTGCCGATGCTGTCCAGCGGCTGAGAAATGTCGAAGGAATCTCCGTCATCGAGCTTTCTGGAGGCGACATTGTCAGACACCCACTGGTAAGGCGTATCGTTGCGGCTTACGATACTGGAAAGTCGAATGACTTCCGTCCTCGAACACAATTTGAGGCCAAACGTACGCCCAACCCTATTGCCGGTTCTGCCTTAACTGAAGCCCAGACTGCAAACAACAGTCCTCCGGATCCAAAAGACAGCACCGCTGTGCAGGAGTGA
- a CDS encoding HD family phosphohydrolase, whose product MPLFSPRKTRIGRAANLGSSSSLLNRFSQQMGQADILLRLLLVMISLVLMVVCVEGWTAPFPYRQGQYSRDGIVARIDFGRLNDEKTEMARQRNEAETPPVYLAHTAAWRTLIDELRESLFAILNAKQPADVPADVLISFGLSIDMNGNMGDNFKAWETLKSTLGSEETGEQRIEQMIGEFTKFIEPLRQTGILDPSELALHDLREDAVIHIIPDENPADEQDIAITQVLLKEVLKSTGKLGRSWKSFDLLQPLQPLLERWLVNRAPSTLEFDEARSRQALNEARLQTEIIVDKYKRGTLLVAPGTNISPETLNILKAQFDEIAAGIAWYEGLLRAVVVFLLLSVLAAVNGYYIVRSEPRLVKSTARLTVYLSSLLLAIALARWMSFDPWRAELIPLLCVVMVLTIAYQQVIAALTGLSLALILVLSNGFDTGEFVAILGAICVAIVSIGQVSSRSKLIKVGIATAGTYFLLTMTMGVIVSQRPDRLWVDHELFWHALRGAGWCIAAGYLVAGSLPFIESTFGVVTDISLLELSDVSHPLLQELVRRAPGTYNHSIGVATLAETAADAIGANGLLCRVGAYFHDIGKMLKPQYFVENMTAGELNRHENLAPAMSTLIIIGHVKDGADLGRQHHLPDSLIDFIEQHHGTTLVEYFFHKASRYAGQQSAEVRTEVEESSFRYPGPKPQSKETGIMMLADAVEGASRTLSEPTPKRIETLVHEILLKRLLDGQFDESGLTLTELAIVEDSLVKSLISIYHGRIKYPDQKTA is encoded by the coding sequence ATGCCACTGTTTTCGCCTCGCAAGACACGCATTGGTCGAGCTGCCAACCTGGGCAGTTCCAGTTCATTACTGAATCGTTTTTCGCAACAGATGGGCCAGGCAGACATCCTGCTTCGTCTGCTTCTGGTCATGATTTCGCTCGTGCTGATGGTGGTCTGTGTCGAGGGCTGGACGGCCCCCTTCCCTTACCGGCAGGGGCAGTACAGCCGGGATGGAATTGTCGCCCGCATTGATTTCGGTCGTCTCAATGACGAAAAAACCGAAATGGCCAGGCAAAGGAACGAAGCGGAAACTCCACCGGTCTACCTGGCCCATACCGCCGCCTGGCGCACTCTGATCGATGAATTAAGGGAATCACTCTTCGCGATTCTCAATGCCAAACAGCCGGCAGATGTGCCTGCCGATGTGCTCATATCTTTTGGTTTATCCATCGATATGAATGGCAATATGGGGGATAATTTCAAGGCTTGGGAGACTCTCAAATCAACACTCGGCTCCGAGGAAACAGGTGAGCAGCGAATTGAGCAGATGATTGGTGAGTTCACCAAGTTTATTGAGCCTTTGCGTCAGACAGGGATTCTGGATCCATCCGAATTGGCACTTCACGATCTCCGAGAAGATGCCGTCATTCATATCATTCCTGATGAAAATCCAGCCGATGAGCAGGATATTGCCATCACTCAGGTTCTGTTGAAAGAAGTGCTCAAAAGCACCGGCAAACTGGGACGCAGCTGGAAATCTTTTGATCTGCTGCAACCTCTGCAACCCTTATTGGAACGCTGGCTGGTCAATCGAGCTCCCAGCACTCTGGAGTTTGATGAAGCACGCTCGCGACAGGCCCTCAATGAAGCCCGGCTGCAGACCGAAATCATTGTCGATAAATATAAACGGGGAACACTGCTGGTTGCCCCGGGAACAAACATCAGTCCCGAAACATTGAATATTCTGAAGGCTCAGTTCGATGAGATCGCGGCTGGGATCGCCTGGTACGAAGGCCTGTTAAGGGCTGTCGTCGTCTTTCTGCTGCTCTCTGTTCTCGCTGCCGTTAATGGTTATTACATTGTTCGTTCCGAACCAAGACTGGTCAAAAGCACTGCCCGCTTGACCGTTTACTTGAGCAGCTTGCTCCTGGCAATCGCCCTTGCCCGCTGGATGTCTTTCGATCCGTGGCGAGCGGAACTGATTCCCCTGCTCTGCGTTGTCATGGTGCTGACAATTGCTTATCAGCAGGTCATCGCGGCTCTAACAGGGCTCAGCCTGGCCTTGATCCTGGTGCTTTCGAATGGTTTCGATACAGGAGAGTTTGTCGCGATTCTTGGTGCCATCTGCGTGGCCATTGTCAGTATTGGTCAGGTCTCTTCCCGATCCAAACTCATCAAAGTTGGGATTGCCACTGCCGGAACTTACTTTTTGCTGACGATGACGATGGGTGTCATTGTCAGTCAGCGACCCGACAGGTTGTGGGTCGACCACGAACTCTTCTGGCACGCATTGCGAGGTGCGGGATGGTGCATTGCCGCAGGTTATCTTGTGGCTGGCAGCCTGCCATTTATTGAATCGACCTTCGGCGTGGTGACAGACATCAGTCTGCTGGAATTGAGCGATGTCTCGCACCCTTTACTTCAGGAGCTCGTTCGCCGGGCACCGGGCACATACAACCACTCAATTGGTGTGGCGACACTCGCCGAAACAGCCGCCGATGCAATTGGCGCCAATGGTCTATTATGTCGGGTGGGAGCTTACTTTCATGATATCGGGAAGATGCTCAAGCCCCAGTATTTTGTGGAAAACATGACAGCGGGTGAGTTGAATCGGCATGAAAATCTCGCCCCCGCCATGAGTACTTTGATTATCATCGGTCACGTCAAAGATGGAGCCGACCTGGGACGCCAGCACCATTTGCCAGACTCGCTGATTGATTTTATTGAACAGCATCATGGTACGACACTTGTGGAGTATTTCTTTCACAAGGCTTCCCGATATGCAGGGCAACAGTCTGCCGAGGTGAGAACCGAGGTTGAAGAATCATCCTTCCGATATCCTGGGCCAAAGCCTCAATCGAAAGAAACTGGAATTATGATGCTGGCGGACGCTGTCGAAGGCGCCAGCCGAACTCTCAGCGAACCGACTCCCAAACGCATTGAAACGCTGGTGCACGAAATCCTGCTCAAGCGGCTGCTCGACGGCCAGTTCGATGAAAGCGGCCTGACGTTGACCGAGCTGGCGATTGTGGAAGACTCTCTGGTGAAATCGCTCATTTCGATTTACCACGGCCGCATCAAATACCCTGACCAGAAAACGGCCTAG
- the ybeY gene encoding rRNA maturation RNase YbeY: protein MIDIEITDHQSIASIDPKPIQTLLKHVFETEGFPEAEISIALVDNQQIHKVNRDFLNHDYPTDVISFVLNGSEDSVSHNHDHADPDFPEPLIGEVIVSVETAAGMAAENNWCIASEVLLYCLHGSLHLCGYDDLVASERNRMRERERFYLLPLGLDPQVDPSD from the coding sequence ATGATTGATATTGAAATCACAGATCATCAATCAATCGCCTCGATCGACCCGAAACCTATCCAGACATTACTAAAACATGTTTTCGAAACCGAAGGTTTTCCAGAGGCAGAAATCAGTATTGCCCTTGTCGATAACCAGCAGATCCACAAGGTCAATCGCGACTTTCTGAATCATGACTACCCCACGGATGTCATCAGCTTCGTACTGAATGGAAGTGAGGATTCAGTCTCGCATAATCACGATCATGCGGATCCGGATTTCCCTGAACCACTGATTGGCGAAGTCATCGTCAGTGTGGAAACCGCAGCGGGTATGGCTGCCGAGAACAATTGGTGCATCGCTTCGGAAGTCTTGTTATACTGCCTGCACGGATCATTACATCTTTGTGGATATGACGATCTCGTCGCATCTGAGCGAAACAGGATGCGTGAACGCGAGCGGTTTTATCTGTTGCCATTAGGTCTCGATCCTCAGGTTGATCCATCAGACTGA
- a CDS encoding hemolysin family protein yields the protein MMIVLIAIGGFLLVACWSALGCYALRDFSYSRLEEICNQRGRSQRFSEILRQQESALLGLELLLSLSTLCVAASVGLGIGWPRAQEAALTQSFPWDFVAEYVFLVLAVLLVADILPWCIARVASEPFLDRWWPVINSVQYLLWPLLSLAKWLDRMAHRLVGRGEPEEDDASVLSDEIRTVVDEGQREGYLEQGARVMIHRVMELQDEDVGGIMTPRTDMFSIPLGASLEEARQKLISSGHSRVPVVADSPDEIVGLLYSKDLLKALDPACARDSLPKLSEILREPKYIPETTGIAALLEMMQREHFQLAIVLDEYGGVAGLVTMEDILEEIVGEIADEYDTLEGESPVKKIAPNIVEIDARMHIDDLNEQFLYGLPEDGEFDTIGGFVFSQLGRMPSTGEIFDWNNLKMTIIEADKRKILRLRIEQPSEVTTESSTSDS from the coding sequence ATGATGATTGTTCTGATTGCAATCGGCGGGTTTCTGCTGGTGGCGTGCTGGAGCGCCTTGGGTTGCTACGCACTGAGAGATTTTTCTTACAGCCGTCTCGAAGAAATTTGCAACCAGAGGGGACGTTCCCAGAGATTCAGCGAAATTCTCAGGCAACAGGAATCGGCCCTGCTGGGGCTTGAGTTGCTCTTATCATTATCAACTTTATGCGTGGCGGCTTCCGTTGGCCTTGGAATCGGTTGGCCTCGTGCCCAGGAAGCAGCATTAACCCAGAGTTTTCCCTGGGATTTTGTGGCCGAGTACGTCTTCCTGGTTCTGGCGGTACTGCTCGTTGCGGACATTCTTCCCTGGTGTATCGCACGGGTTGCCAGTGAGCCATTTCTGGACCGCTGGTGGCCAGTGATCAACAGCGTTCAATATCTACTGTGGCCATTACTTTCTTTGGCCAAATGGCTCGATCGCATGGCCCATCGTCTCGTAGGACGCGGTGAACCCGAAGAAGATGATGCCTCGGTCTTAAGTGATGAAATACGTACTGTGGTCGATGAGGGGCAGCGTGAGGGTTACCTCGAACAGGGGGCCCGCGTGATGATCCACCGGGTGATGGAGCTGCAGGACGAAGATGTGGGCGGAATCATGACCCCGCGCACCGATATGTTCTCGATCCCTCTGGGGGCCTCTCTGGAAGAAGCTCGCCAGAAACTGATTTCATCGGGTCATTCCCGCGTTCCCGTCGTGGCCGACAGCCCGGATGAGATTGTGGGCTTGCTCTATTCAAAAGATCTACTCAAAGCTCTCGACCCTGCCTGCGCACGGGATTCACTCCCGAAACTGAGCGAAATTCTCCGCGAACCCAAATACATCCCCGAAACAACTGGCATCGCTGCCCTTCTCGAAATGATGCAGCGGGAGCATTTTCAATTGGCAATTGTTCTCGATGAGTACGGCGGTGTCGCTGGTCTCGTGACAATGGAAGACATCCTTGAGGAGATCGTCGGTGAGATTGCCGACGAGTATGACACTCTCGAAGGTGAGTCGCCTGTTAAGAAGATTGCTCCAAACATCGTCGAAATCGATGCTCGGATGCATATCGACGATTTGAACGAACAGTTTCTCTATGGGCTTCCCGAAGATGGCGAATTCGACACCATTGGAGGCTTTGTCTTTTCTCAACTGGGCCGTATGCCGTCGACGGGTGAGATCTTCGACTGGAATAATCTCAAGATGACGATTATTGAAGCAGATAAACGAAAAATCCTTCGATTGAGAATCGAGCAACCCAGCGAAGTCACCACAGAATCTTCGACTTCTGATTCCTGA
- a CDS encoding permease — MLVTFLIRTLQAAVDAAPTLLAGCFCAAFLHVVVGRSRLHAAFSGSGWQGVVKATIYGSLVPVCSLGVIPLLFEMRSARVNMGRIVAFGVSAPLLNPITVCYGLTVLTVPMFLTVVGCALLISISAGLLIERFSPESEPDSSALANPEDERHVHVYGLVRMLNLMIMTLRMLAGPALAWVILGMVISGATAAVIPADSLGHEMVHTNLWAPLLMMAAVTTQFVSPATGIMQMAAMEKVHWSLAAALMLQTAGVGLTASNLIIFSRVLGLKKMLVVLGMIFSLTLAIGFAANETLPRIPTDDDETHALDNLSQPFGTFSTIPPFQQIWASATTFSSEANAWALDIVLIGVVVGGVLRWRKIGLFLPQAVLQAKEEAAEKTRNNSFNRPLSPRILKGLGLAASTAGLLLVVYIYYPPAEEVFDEIGAIRAEALTAINQGQWGIAETRLSAWNQQLSKLKTSEMLRGRFTTEAREEAVRKLGLRLKEVQEAIRKNAAEEAKELSRDLFSMNSECRRIFLNQDTKTAL, encoded by the coding sequence GTGCTGGTGACATTTCTGATTCGTACATTACAAGCCGCTGTCGATGCCGCCCCCACTTTGCTGGCTGGCTGTTTTTGTGCTGCATTTCTGCATGTCGTCGTGGGACGATCTCGATTGCACGCAGCATTTTCGGGTTCAGGCTGGCAGGGGGTGGTCAAGGCGACCATCTACGGTTCTCTGGTGCCAGTCTGCTCGCTCGGTGTGATCCCCCTCTTATTTGAAATGCGATCTGCCCGGGTGAACATGGGGCGCATTGTCGCCTTTGGAGTCTCGGCCCCACTGCTGAATCCGATCACTGTCTGTTATGGGTTGACGGTGCTCACTGTTCCCATGTTCTTGACCGTTGTTGGTTGCGCTTTACTGATTTCGATCAGTGCAGGGCTGCTGATTGAAAGATTTTCACCTGAGAGCGAGCCAGATTCTTCCGCTCTTGCCAATCCGGAAGATGAGCGGCATGTCCATGTTTATGGCCTCGTTCGCATGCTCAACCTGATGATCATGACTCTCCGCATGCTGGCTGGGCCGGCACTCGCGTGGGTCATTCTGGGAATGGTGATCTCAGGCGCGACGGCGGCAGTAATTCCGGCTGACAGTCTGGGTCACGAAATGGTGCATACAAATCTGTGGGCACCTTTGCTGATGATGGCCGCTGTGACGACGCAATTCGTCTCACCCGCAACGGGGATCATGCAGATGGCGGCGATGGAGAAGGTGCACTGGTCACTTGCAGCAGCGCTCATGCTCCAGACAGCAGGTGTCGGGCTGACAGCCTCCAATCTGATCATCTTCAGCCGCGTCCTGGGTTTGAAGAAAATGCTGGTCGTTCTCGGAATGATCTTCTCCTTAACTCTGGCCATTGGATTTGCTGCCAACGAGACCTTGCCGCGGATTCCGACAGACGACGATGAAACACATGCTCTGGATAATCTCTCTCAGCCATTTGGGACTTTTTCAACAATTCCGCCCTTCCAGCAGATCTGGGCCAGTGCCACGACCTTTTCGAGCGAGGCCAACGCCTGGGCCCTGGATATCGTGCTGATTGGCGTTGTGGTCGGTGGTGTTTTGAGATGGCGGAAGATTGGCTTGTTCTTGCCACAAGCCGTCTTGCAAGCCAAAGAAGAAGCGGCGGAAAAGACTCGGAACAACAGCTTCAATCGCCCACTTTCACCCAGAATATTAAAAGGCTTAGGTCTTGCTGCCTCGACGGCTGGCCTCTTGCTGGTGGTCTATATTTACTATCCACCCGCTGAAGAGGTGTTCGATGAGATTGGTGCAATTCGTGCTGAAGCTTTGACAGCGATCAATCAGGGGCAATGGGGGATTGCCGAGACTCGATTATCCGCCTGGAATCAGCAATTGAGCAAACTGAAAACCAGTGAAATGCTCAGGGGAAGGTTCACGACAGAGGCGAGGGAAGAGGCTGTCCGCAAACTCGGCCTCAGGTTGAAAGAAGTCCAGGAGGCCATTCGGAAGAATGCGGCAGAGGAAGCGAAAGAGCTTTCCAGAGATCTCTTCAGCATGAACAGCGAGTGCCGCCGAATCTTTCTGAATCAGGATACGAAGACTGCTCTCTAG
- a CDS encoding AAA family ATPase, with protein MNNAVIDNSSRWSRSANEHDPAHRMNPAGESDLANFRQKIDQLRGRLNSALLGKPAVVEYVLASLLAQGHVLLEDKPGLGKTTLAVALSQSIGSRFRRVQCTPDLLPSDLTGFNIYNQKTQEFEFQKGPVFTEVLLADEINRATPRTQSALLESMAEKQVTIDGMTYQLPATFFVIATQNPHEQHGTYPLPEAQLDRFAMKLSIGYPQEDDEARMLAAAVKSSPEQGKSVRTTADESCLTPVELLHLQQLTAAIHVQPNVQNYLVQVARASRHHPRIALGLSPRALLIWQRLGQAWAWLQGRDFVTPSDLQEVAYPVLAVRLVIDEDSTEKMITELISSVPVP; from the coding sequence GTGAATAACGCCGTCATCGACAATTCATCGCGATGGAGTCGTTCTGCGAATGAACACGATCCTGCTCATCGTATGAATCCCGCCGGGGAAAGTGATCTGGCGAACTTCCGTCAGAAGATCGATCAATTAAGAGGCCGGTTGAATTCCGCATTGTTGGGAAAACCGGCTGTTGTGGAGTATGTGCTGGCTTCATTGCTCGCACAGGGGCATGTGCTTCTGGAAGATAAGCCAGGGTTAGGGAAAACAACGCTGGCCGTTGCCCTCTCTCAATCGATCGGCAGCCGATTTCGCAGAGTTCAGTGTACTCCCGATCTGCTTCCCAGTGATCTGACGGGTTTCAATATCTACAACCAGAAAACCCAGGAATTCGAATTTCAGAAAGGCCCGGTATTCACCGAAGTGCTCCTGGCCGACGAAATCAATCGCGCCACTCCACGAACCCAGAGTGCGCTGCTGGAGTCCATGGCCGAAAAGCAGGTGACGATTGACGGAATGACTTATCAGTTACCGGCAACCTTTTTTGTCATTGCGACGCAAAACCCGCATGAACAGCACGGGACTTACCCCTTGCCTGAGGCTCAGCTTGATCGCTTTGCCATGAAGCTTTCGATTGGTTATCCCCAGGAGGATGATGAAGCTCGCATGCTGGCAGCGGCAGTCAAGTCGAGTCCAGAGCAGGGTAAGTCCGTCAGAACCACTGCTGATGAAAGCTGCCTGACCCCTGTCGAATTGCTCCATTTGCAGCAGTTGACGGCAGCGATTCATGTGCAGCCGAACGTGCAGAATTATCTGGTTCAGGTCGCCCGTGCCTCTCGTCATCATCCTCGTATTGCCTTGGGGCTGAGTCCTCGTGCGCTGCTCATCTGGCAACGACTGGGGCAAGCCTGGGCATGGTTACAGGGCCGGGATTTTGTTACGCCCAGCGATCTTCAAGAGGTCGCTTATCCGGTACTGGCTGTCCGTCTGGTGATCGATGAAGACTCGACTGAAAAAATGATCACAGAACTGATTTCATCGGTACCAGTCCCTTGA
- a CDS encoding transglutaminase-like domain-containing protein: MPANQRVSTLLTYTLAALSSMTFEVVLGEPERAIWLSCVIGISKVVLALLAGWLLKFSLPTYFTRPEGQDHSLPIISGLVVALLGIELITRAQLGLWLPLELLLLLALQAVMLALVIISGWGNYHGMVAVMSTFLILFSAALGKPWWLQILVLGYLAAGIWWLMGKHWESLHSHLISSSSRRFPRSWLLIVPVLLGLTMLAIPLGYAGVTGSLSGFMPSSGGNGDSSPWARGGVNDGDTVIAGTENVKSFAPIDDAPFMTSHDPSLYDLFDDSYNEPIIPKNQDRAIALPRQFRSTAEQKMAKAQTGGRPFSMLRKSETENKTLPTNISTDAVAFLVGRVPLHLSLQTFAEFDGVVWQAEAEPSIASMQGTIQTIQGKPWFVLPAETRPMGFGQSELHAIKLVQLDTNAIPSPPGLEAVMIDQLTDATFYKWAAPGRLRLDRERLPDLTVIHLQSAPVAEKSLRSSPTNFPSGAMQYLGMPDDDHLLRFEELAEQITKPYPRGWSQIAAIRDYVRSHYQLDREIRPPVDCENVPAWFLFDSKRGSDYHFAAATAMLLRAAGYPSRLVTGLYARDDRYDYRLRHTAILKEDVHTWVEIHAGLNWWVTVEPTPGYKVLQPVPTISESIMLAIWWLSRTIWQNFFILLACFVMTSVAFWQRHHLLAEWKAYRWRKSCHRLNREALLEAGKVLSLRLKAASWDKPDSCTLGRWLQQIRRSLKTAVSRIDGLESACAMDESLTKTREKMRMLAPSCLELSRLFECFAELHDAALYGPEAYFERLPFAEAQSLLARLKQMDGDWSSWRLKRVLKVLAQESERSQALSEAKNQPGEFTEVSSSGVVISADTRKAAARFRLNQDQLIVSA; encoded by the coding sequence ATGCCGGCTAACCAGCGAGTCAGCACGCTGCTCACATACACGCTTGCAGCGTTATCGAGCATGACTTTTGAGGTTGTGCTTGGTGAACCCGAGCGGGCGATCTGGCTTTCATGCGTCATCGGGATTAGTAAAGTTGTTCTGGCATTGTTGGCTGGATGGCTGCTGAAATTCAGTTTGCCAACTTATTTTACCAGGCCAGAAGGGCAGGATCACTCACTCCCCATCATCAGCGGGTTGGTCGTGGCCCTATTGGGTATCGAACTCATTACGCGGGCACAACTGGGGCTTTGGCTACCTCTGGAACTGCTTCTGCTCCTGGCGTTGCAAGCCGTCATGCTGGCACTGGTCATCATCAGTGGCTGGGGGAACTATCACGGCATGGTCGCGGTGATGTCGACATTTTTGATTCTTTTTTCGGCAGCACTTGGCAAGCCCTGGTGGTTGCAGATTCTCGTACTGGGATATCTGGCTGCCGGGATCTGGTGGCTGATGGGAAAACATTGGGAGAGTCTGCATTCCCATCTGATCTCGTCCAGTTCCAGGAGGTTTCCGCGCAGCTGGTTATTGATTGTGCCTGTGCTCTTGGGATTGACGATGCTCGCCATTCCGCTGGGTTATGCGGGTGTGACAGGCTCGCTGTCGGGGTTTATGCCCAGTTCAGGTGGAAATGGAGACTCAAGCCCCTGGGCGCGAGGGGGTGTCAATGATGGCGACACCGTGATTGCGGGAACGGAGAACGTCAAAAGTTTTGCCCCGATTGATGACGCACCGTTCATGACATCTCATGACCCGAGTCTGTACGACCTCTTTGATGATTCCTATAACGAACCCATCATTCCCAAAAATCAGGATCGAGCTATCGCTCTGCCTCGACAGTTTCGATCAACTGCCGAGCAGAAAATGGCCAAGGCTCAGACGGGTGGCCGTCCTTTTTCCATGTTGAGAAAATCAGAGACGGAAAATAAGACTCTTCCCACCAATATCTCGACGGACGCCGTAGCATTTTTGGTCGGGCGAGTCCCACTGCATCTGTCACTGCAGACTTTTGCAGAGTTTGATGGTGTGGTCTGGCAGGCCGAGGCTGAGCCCTCGATCGCATCGATGCAGGGAACAATCCAGACGATCCAGGGGAAGCCCTGGTTTGTCCTTCCGGCGGAAACTCGCCCAATGGGGTTTGGCCAGAGTGAACTGCATGCCATCAAGCTTGTGCAGCTCGATACCAATGCGATTCCATCGCCACCCGGTCTTGAAGCCGTGATGATTGATCAGTTAACGGATGCCACTTTTTACAAGTGGGCAGCCCCCGGCCGATTACGGCTTGATCGCGAGAGATTGCCTGACCTGACGGTCATCCATCTTCAATCAGCACCTGTGGCAGAGAAATCATTGCGATCGAGTCCGACGAACTTTCCAAGCGGTGCCATGCAATATCTGGGAATGCCTGATGATGATCATCTTCTGCGTTTCGAAGAGTTAGCGGAGCAGATAACCAAGCCCTATCCTCGTGGCTGGTCTCAGATTGCCGCTATTCGAGATTACGTGCGTTCTCATTACCAGCTTGATCGAGAAATTCGCCCCCCTGTCGATTGTGAGAATGTCCCTGCCTGGTTTCTGTTCGATTCCAAAAGAGGAAGCGATTATCACTTTGCCGCAGCGACAGCGATGCTCCTGCGAGCTGCTGGTTATCCCTCCCGGTTAGTCACAGGCCTGTATGCCCGGGATGATCGATACGATTATCGATTGAGGCATACAGCGATTCTCAAAGAGGATGTGCATACTTGGGTCGAGATTCATGCAGGTCTCAACTGGTGGGTCACCGTCGAGCCCACTCCCGGCTACAAAGTCTTGCAGCCGGTTCCCACCATCTCCGAATCGATCATGTTGGCGATCTGGTGGTTGTCGCGGACCATCTGGCAGAATTTTTTCATTCTGTTGGCGTGCTTCGTGATGACTTCTGTCGCATTCTGGCAGCGCCATCATCTGCTGGCGGAATGGAAGGCGTACAGGTGGCGGAAATCTTGCCATCGACTGAATCGAGAAGCTCTTCTGGAGGCCGGGAAAGTCCTATCGTTGAGACTCAAAGCCGCATCGTGGGATAAGCCAGATTCCTGCACTCTGGGACGCTGGCTTCAACAGATCCGGCGAAGCCTGAAGACCGCAGTTTCAAGAATCGATGGCCTCGAATCAGCATGTGCCATGGATGAATCACTGACGAAAACACGTGAAAAAATGCGGATGCTGGCTCCGTCGTGTCTGGAGTTATCGCGATTATTCGAGTGTTTTGCAGAATTGCACGATGCGGCTCTTTATGGCCCTGAGGCGTATTTCGAGAGGCTTCCATTCGCTGAAGCTCAATCACTACTGGCCCGGCTGAAGCAAATGGATGGCGATTGGAGCAGTTGGAGACTCAAACGCGTGCTCAAGGTTCTGGCTCAGGAATCTGAGCGAAGTCAGGCATTGAGCGAAGCCAAAAATCAGCCAGGTGAATTCACGGAAGTTTCATCCTCAGGTGTGGTGATTTCGGCAGATACTCGAAAAGCAGCCGCCAGATTCAGACTGAATCAGGATCAGCTCATTGTCAGTGCTTAA